From the genome of Virgibacillus siamensis, one region includes:
- a CDS encoding ectoine synthase — MIVKSLENIVGTEDETSDENWSSRRFLLNKDGVGFSMNDTIIKAGTNNYFWYKNHIEAVYCIEGEGEIEDIAKGEVHQIKPGTMYILNDHDKHYLRARTQMRMVCVFNPPLVGTETHNEEGYYPLLTE; from the coding sequence ATGATTGTAAAATCACTGGAAAATATTGTAGGTACAGAAGACGAAACATCTGATGAAAATTGGAGCAGCCGCCGGTTTTTGCTTAATAAAGACGGGGTTGGTTTCAGCATGAATGATACGATTATCAAAGCTGGGACGAATAACTATTTTTGGTATAAAAACCACATTGAGGCAGTTTACTGCATTGAGGGTGAAGGTGAAATTGAAGATATTGCTAAAGGCGAAGTTCACCAGATTAAGCCCGGCACGATGTATATTTTGAACGATCACGATAAGCATTATCTGCGTGCACGTACGCAAATGCGTATGGTATGTGTGTTTAATCCACCGCTTGTCGGCACGGAAACACACAATGAAGAAGGATACTATCCACTGTTGACTGAATAG